In a genomic window of Caldisalinibacter kiritimatiensis:
- a CDS encoding PspC domain-containing protein: protein MNKRLYRSTNDKVISGVCGGVAEYFEIDPTIVRILWAVIALSSWGIGVFAYIVCIIVIPENPFFSSSSIENNSTTSTTSNSHSVIDPNRNKLALGIVLIGLGGFLLLKRFNLWFNFRYLLPTLLIVAGVYVLVRRKDEY from the coding sequence ATGAATAAAAGATTATATCGTTCAACTAATGACAAAGTCATTAGTGGTGTTTGTGGTGGGGTAGCAGAATATTTTGAAATAGACCCAACAATAGTCAGAATATTATGGGCTGTAATTGCCTTATCATCATGGGGCATAGGAGTTTTTGCATATATTGTCTGTATCATTGTAATCCCAGAAAACCCTTTTTTTAGCTCAAGCTCTATTGAAAATAATTCTACTACATCTACCACAAGTAACTCTCACTCTGTTATCGACCCAAACAGAAATAAACTTGCATTAGGTATTGTTCTTATAGGTTTAGGTGGCTTTTTATTATTAAAAAGATTTAATCTTTGGTTTAATTTTAGGTATTTACTACCTACACTTTTAATTGTTGCAGGTGTATATGTATTAGTTAGAAGAAAGGATGAGTATTAA
- the uppS gene encoding polyprenyl diphosphate synthase, with product MRIPNHIGIIPDGNRRWAVKHGLTKEKGYKSGLEPGLELFRLCKKIGVKEVTYYGFTMDNTKRPSVQTKAFTKACIDAVKMLSNEDASLLVIGNTDTPKFPKELLPFAEKRQKFGNGKIKLNFLVNYGWQWDLANYIHSKGREKDIMNNLNSNDVSRVDLIIRWGGRRRLSGFLPVQSVYADFYVVDDLWPDFKPQHFYDALEWYSKQDITLGG from the coding sequence ATGCGTATCCCAAATCATATTGGAATAATACCAGATGGAAACAGAAGATGGGCAGTTAAACATGGCCTCACCAAAGAAAAGGGATATAAAAGTGGTCTTGAACCAGGTTTAGAGCTTTTCAGATTGTGTAAAAAGATCGGAGTAAAGGAAGTTACTTACTACGGTTTTACAATGGATAATACTAAGAGACCATCGGTGCAAACTAAAGCATTTACAAAAGCCTGCATAGATGCAGTAAAAATGCTTTCCAATGAAGATGCTTCCCTTTTAGTTATCGGTAACACTGATACTCCAAAATTCCCAAAGGAACTGTTGCCCTTTGCAGAAAAGCGTCAGAAATTTGGAAACGGAAAAATTAAGCTCAATTTCTTGGTGAATTATGGATGGCAATGGGATTTAGCTAATTATATCCATAGCAAAGGTAGAGAAAAGGATATTATGAATAATTTAAATTCAAATGACGTATCAAGAGTTGATTTAATCATCCGTTGGGGAGGAAGAAGAAGATTAAGCGGGTTCCTTCCTGTCCAGTCGGTTTATGCTGACTTTTATGTAGTGGACGATTTGTGGCCTGACTTCAAACCTCAACATTTCTATGATGCTCTAGAGTGGTACAGTAAACAGGATATTACACTAGGCGGTTAA
- a CDS encoding toast rack family protein, whose translation MKSNNLIWGIVLIFIGVFWLLENTGLVSISIIDSLFKLWPLILVVIGINVIFKDKKYVKAISWGVFFIIIILYGIFQPNSFDISNTLENPNFEYEMKENTKHGNLNLAVGAGNLKISSSKDNLVHGFISNPKVTSEVKYKNNDRDVTVTFKSPNFKTTDFGEISKGDKYDLYLNKEITWDIDADIGAMDGHLDFSNVKIDNLDIDCGASDLEVVFGDTTKRTSVDIDAGVSDVELTFPENVGVKIDLDGGLKNSNLKELNWIRDNDYYISPNYDEADKKIDVSIDLGIGQLVVNVR comes from the coding sequence ATGAAAAGTAATAATCTAATTTGGGGTATTGTATTAATATTTATAGGAGTATTTTGGCTACTTGAAAACACTGGACTTGTATCTATATCCATAATTGACTCGTTATTTAAATTATGGCCTCTTATATTGGTGGTTATAGGAATAAACGTAATATTTAAAGATAAAAAATATGTTAAAGCAATATCCTGGGGAGTCTTTTTTATAATCATAATTCTATATGGTATATTCCAACCAAATAGTTTTGATATTAGCAATACTTTAGAAAATCCGAATTTTGAATATGAAATGAAGGAAAATACAAAACATGGTAATCTAAACTTAGCTGTAGGAGCAGGAAACTTGAAAATCAGCTCATCAAAGGATAATTTAGTACATGGTTTTATTTCAAACCCTAAAGTAACAAGTGAAGTTAAATATAAAAACAATGATAGAGATGTAACTGTAACTTTTAAAAGCCCTAATTTTAAAACAACTGATTTTGGTGAAATAAGCAAAGGAGATAAATATGACTTATATTTAAATAAAGAAATAACTTGGGATATAGATGCTGATATAGGGGCAATGGATGGACATTTAGATTTTAGTAATGTTAAAATCGATAATTTAGATATCGACTGTGGTGCGAGTGATTTAGAGGTAGTCTTTGGAGATACCACAAAGCGTACTTCTGTAGATATAGATGCAGGTGTATCAGACGTAGAATTAACTTTTCCAGAAAACGTGGGAGTAAAAATCGACTTAGATGGTGGCCTTAAGAATTCTAACTTAAAAGAACTAAATTGGATACGAGACAATGATTACTATATCTCTCCTAATTATGACGAAGCTGACAAAAAAATTGATGTAAGTATAGATTTAGGCATAGGACAATTGGTAGTAAATGTAAGATGA